The Shewanella mangrovisoli genome has a window encoding:
- a CDS encoding cell division protein ZapC codes for MLLLPQKDWHWKYNDSYGVLGVSLGAEIEFLTAYKAKSLIPDALSSMEFNIAHAKFYMSLLDKLPKTLSLTDAAIVQIALNATAAHFMLTPQMPKSWFFDCSDVCVFSDVGKVFELKCQKQRALVLVIENTLQSALVMLLSPECVLSGAKTMTQFETIKVMHNRLHPLRVQRHVVAA; via the coding sequence ATGTTATTATTGCCACAAAAGGATTGGCACTGGAAATATAACGATTCGTATGGTGTATTAGGCGTTTCGTTAGGTGCCGAGATAGAATTTCTGACGGCTTATAAAGCAAAATCATTAATTCCTGATGCCTTATCAAGCATGGAATTTAATATTGCGCACGCCAAATTCTATATGAGCTTGCTCGACAAGTTGCCGAAAACCTTATCCCTTACCGATGCCGCCATAGTGCAAATCGCCCTAAATGCGACAGCCGCGCATTTTATGCTGACACCGCAAATGCCAAAATCATGGTTTTTTGATTGCAGCGATGTGTGCGTATTTAGCGATGTAGGCAAAGTCTTTGAGCTTAAATGCCAAAAACAACGGGCATTAGTCTTAGTCATAGAAAACACCCTTCAATCCGCGTTGGTGATGTTATTATCGCCAGAATGTGTGTTATCCGGCGCGAAAACCATGACGCAATTTGAAACCATTAAGGTGATGCATAATCGCTTACACCCATTAAGGGTACAGCGTCATGTTGTCGCAGCATAA
- the adhE gene encoding bifunctional acetaldehyde-CoA/alcohol dehydrogenase: MTVTNAQELDLMVERVAKAQAEYASFSQVQVDAIFRAAALAAADARISLAKMAAAETRMGVIEDKVIKNHFASEYIYNKYKDEKTCGILSEDPTFGTITIAEPVGIICGIVPTTNPTSTAIFKALISLKTRNAIIFSPHPRAKVSTTTAAKLVLDAAIAAGAPKDIIGWIDEPSVALSNQLMTHPKVNLILATGGPGMVKAAYSSGKPAIGVGAGNTPIVIDETADIKRAVSSILMSKTFDNGVVCASEQAVIVVDSIYEQVKERFATHGGYLLNAAQTAAMQQVILKNGGLNADIVGQSAATIAQMAGIDVPHTTKVLIGEVTDITEAEAFAHEKLSPLLGMYRAADFNDAVDKAEALVALGGIGHTSGLYTDQDTQTERVKTFGFRMKTARILINTPASQGGIGDLYNFKLAPSLTLGCGSWGGNSISENVGPSHLINKKTVAKRAENMLWHKLPSSIYFRRGSLPIALEELSDKKRALVVTDRFLFNQGYCDETLKILKAQGLETEVFYEVEADPTLATVRQGAKVANSFKPDVIIALGGGSPMDAAKIIWVMYEHPDVDFADLALRFMDIRKRIYKFPKMGVKATMVAIPTTSGTGSEVTPFAVVTDEQTGKKYPIADYQLTPNMAIVDPNLVMDMPKSLTAFGGIDAITHALEAYVSVMANEYSDGQALQALDLLCKYLPDAYQLGAASPIAREKVHNGATIAGIAFANAFLGICHSMAHKLGAEFHLAHGLANALLISNVIRFNATDLPTKQAAFSQYDRPKALCRYAAIADYLALGGSSDAEKVEKLLEKIEQLKKTLGIPASIQEAGVNEADFLAKLDELAEDAFDDQCTGANPRYPLISELKQLLLDSYYGRPFTEQ, translated from the coding sequence ATGACAGTAACCAATGCTCAAGAACTGGATCTCATGGTCGAGCGCGTCGCCAAAGCGCAAGCCGAATATGCCAGTTTTAGCCAAGTCCAGGTCGATGCGATTTTCCGCGCCGCCGCACTGGCCGCCGCCGATGCGCGTATATCGCTCGCGAAAATGGCCGCCGCCGAAACCCGAATGGGGGTGATTGAGGACAAAGTGATTAAAAACCACTTTGCCTCCGAGTACATTTATAACAAGTACAAAGATGAAAAGACCTGCGGGATTTTATCTGAGGACCCCACCTTCGGCACTATCACAATCGCCGAGCCCGTGGGTATTATCTGTGGGATTGTCCCCACCACCAATCCCACCTCCACCGCCATCTTCAAAGCGTTGATCAGCCTTAAAACCCGCAATGCGATTATTTTCTCCCCTCACCCAAGGGCGAAAGTCTCGACCACCACAGCGGCCAAACTGGTGCTAGATGCCGCCATTGCCGCCGGTGCGCCCAAGGACATTATCGGTTGGATTGATGAGCCCAGTGTGGCACTTTCCAATCAATTGATGACCCACCCTAAAGTGAACCTTATCCTCGCAACTGGTGGCCCAGGAATGGTGAAAGCCGCCTACTCCTCCGGCAAACCCGCGATTGGCGTGGGCGCGGGTAACACGCCGATTGTGATTGATGAAACCGCCGATATAAAACGTGCGGTCAGCTCGATTTTGATGTCTAAAACCTTCGATAACGGTGTTGTCTGTGCCTCAGAGCAAGCGGTGATTGTAGTCGATAGTATCTACGAACAAGTTAAAGAGCGCTTTGCCACCCACGGTGGTTATCTCTTAAATGCGGCGCAAACTGCTGCAATGCAACAAGTCATCCTTAAAAATGGCGGTTTAAATGCCGATATCGTCGGCCAAAGTGCCGCGACCATAGCGCAAATGGCGGGCATTGATGTCCCACACACCACCAAGGTATTAATTGGTGAGGTCACCGATATCACTGAGGCAGAGGCCTTTGCCCACGAAAAACTCTCTCCTTTACTTGGCATGTACCGCGCCGCCGATTTCAATGACGCCGTCGATAAAGCCGAAGCCTTAGTTGCCTTAGGCGGCATTGGCCACACATCCGGCTTATATACCGACCAAGACACCCAAACCGAGCGGGTGAAAACCTTTGGTTTTAGAATGAAAACCGCGCGAATTCTAATCAACACTCCTGCATCACAAGGCGGAATTGGCGATCTGTACAACTTTAAACTCGCTCCTTCGCTCACCTTAGGTTGCGGCTCTTGGGGCGGAAACTCGATTTCTGAAAACGTCGGTCCAAGCCATTTAATCAATAAGAAAACCGTCGCTAAGAGGGCTGAAAACATGCTGTGGCACAAGCTTCCTTCATCTATTTACTTCCGCCGCGGCAGTTTACCCATCGCCCTTGAAGAATTGAGCGATAAAAAACGCGCCCTCGTAGTGACCGACAGATTCCTGTTTAACCAAGGTTATTGCGACGAAACCTTAAAGATTTTAAAAGCCCAGGGCCTTGAAACCGAAGTCTTTTACGAGGTGGAAGCCGATCCCACACTGGCCACAGTGCGCCAAGGTGCCAAAGTCGCCAATAGCTTTAAACCCGATGTGATTATCGCCTTAGGCGGTGGCTCGCCCATGGATGCAGCCAAGATTATTTGGGTGATGTACGAGCATCCCGATGTCGACTTTGCCGATTTAGCCCTGCGTTTCATGGATATCCGTAAACGTATCTATAAATTCCCTAAAATGGGCGTCAAAGCCACTATGGTGGCGATCCCCACCACATCCGGCACAGGCTCTGAGGTCACACCTTTTGCCGTGGTGACCGATGAACAAACAGGTAAAAAGTACCCCATCGCCGACTATCAACTCACCCCAAACATGGCGATTGTTGACCCGAATCTGGTGATGGATATGCCGAAATCCTTAACCGCTTTCGGCGGAATCGATGCGATCACCCACGCGCTCGAAGCCTATGTCAGCGTAATGGCGAATGAGTACAGTGATGGTCAAGCTCTGCAAGCTCTTGACCTACTGTGCAAATATTTACCCGATGCTTATCAGCTTGGCGCCGCATCCCCTATTGCACGTGAAAAAGTGCACAATGGCGCCACGATTGCTGGTATCGCCTTTGCCAACGCCTTCCTTGGGATCTGTCACTCTATGGCCCATAAACTGGGCGCCGAGTTCCACTTAGCCCATGGACTGGCCAATGCGCTACTCATTAGTAACGTGATCCGCTTTAATGCGACCGACTTACCCACTAAGCAAGCCGCATTCAGCCAATACGACAGACCCAAAGCCCTCTGTCGCTACGCGGCCATTGCCGATTATTTAGCCTTAGGTGGAAGTTCAGATGCGGAAAAAGTCGAGAAATTGCTGGAAAAAATCGAGCAACTCAAGAAGACGCTGGGCATTCCAGCATCTATCCAAGAAGCGGGAGTTAACGAAGCCGACTTCCTCGCCAAACTAGACGAGCTCGCCGAGGATGCCTTCGATGACCAATGTACTGGCGCCAACCCTCGCTACCCCTTGATTAGTGAGCTAAAACAGCTACTGCTCGACAGCTACTATGGCCGCCCCTTCACCGAGCAATAG